Proteins from one Blattabacterium sp. (Blattella germanica) str. Bge genomic window:
- the feoB gene encoding ferrous iron transport protein B, whose translation MQRGIIKLAVIGNPNVGKTSLFNQLTGLNQKVGNYLGVTVDKKIGYFYYENVSYKIIDLPGTYSIYPSSEDEEVVSELLNNMDDLDHPDKIMVVADSSNLKKSLLLFRQVQDLGFPVLFILNMLDEAKKKGISINIEKLKKFLVTEIVLINARKGIGLEKVKKEIKNLDKKTKKFDFFNPGLRYFNAINDVKNSYKVTTYKAWYYLAYNGKFLKEKEDLNNIKKKHNIVSKRLQIKETLNRYEEIGKVFSETVSEFVSDKEKNYLEFSKKIDNNLIVHPFWGYFIFFLFFYFFYFSVCFFLVRNSQRIYRIFFSFIQKKLETIYPGPLNNFLLQGIFPGISTIISFIPQIFILLFFLLLMEESGYISRVIFLMDRIMRPFGLNGKSVVPLISSIACAIPAIMSARHIENPRDRLITILATPFMTCSARLPVYTLIISLIIPNDRWYFIQLRGIALMAMYLLGILSAFSVSMILHKFLKKNYQSHLIMEIPTYKFPIFRNIFITLWINLKSFILNAGKMILLINILIWVLGTFGPSENFSSKNSSILKYMQKKELSHSYLGIIGKQIEPVIHPLGYDWKIGIGLLSSLVAREVFVSTMASVYKIEEKGNFLKEKMKKEVFPITKKPIYNLATGISLLFFYAFSMQCMSTLSIIKKETKSWKWPIIQFVFMTLLAYIASFLTYQILK comes from the coding sequence ATGCAAAGAGGAATAATTAAATTAGCAGTTATTGGAAATCCAAATGTAGGAAAAACTTCTTTGTTCAATCAATTAACTGGACTGAATCAAAAAGTGGGGAATTATTTAGGAGTCACAGTAGACAAAAAAATAGGATATTTTTATTATGAAAATGTATCTTATAAAATTATAGATCTTCCTGGAACTTATAGCATATATCCTTCGTCTGAAGATGAAGAAGTAGTTAGCGAACTACTTAATAATATGGATGATTTGGATCATCCTGATAAAATTATGGTAGTGGCAGATTCTTCGAATCTAAAAAAAAGTCTTCTTTTATTTAGACAAGTGCAAGATTTAGGATTTCCTGTTTTATTTATATTGAACATGTTGGATGAAGCAAAAAAGAAGGGAATATCCATTAATATAGAAAAACTAAAAAAATTTCTTGTAACAGAAATCGTCTTAATCAATGCAAGAAAAGGAATAGGATTGGAAAAAGTTAAAAAAGAAATAAAAAATTTAGATAAAAAAACAAAAAAATTTGATTTTTTCAATCCAGGATTACGTTATTTTAACGCTATTAATGATGTAAAAAATAGTTACAAAGTAACTACTTATAAAGCTTGGTATTATTTAGCTTATAATGGAAAATTTTTGAAAGAAAAAGAAGACTTAAATAACATAAAAAAGAAACACAATATTGTATCCAAAAGATTACAAATAAAGGAAACATTAAATAGATATGAAGAAATAGGAAAAGTTTTTTCCGAAACAGTTTCCGAATTCGTTTCAGACAAAGAAAAAAATTATTTAGAATTTTCTAAGAAAATAGATAACAATTTAATTGTTCATCCTTTTTGGGGTTATTTTATTTTTTTTCTTTTTTTTTATTTTTTCTATTTTTCAGTGTGTTTTTTTCTGGTCAGAAATTCCCAAAGAATTTATAGAATTTTTTTTTCTTTTATTCAAAAAAAACTAGAAACTATTTATCCAGGTCCTTTAAATAATTTTTTATTACAAGGAATTTTTCCTGGAATTAGTACTATTATCTCTTTTATTCCACAAATTTTTATACTACTATTTTTTCTACTTCTTATGGAAGAAAGTGGTTATATAAGCAGAGTTATTTTTTTAATGGATAGAATCATGCGTCCTTTTGGATTAAATGGAAAAAGTGTAGTTCCTCTGATTTCTAGTATAGCTTGCGCTATTCCAGCTATCATGTCAGCTAGACATATTGAAAATCCAAGAGATCGTTTAATTACTATTTTAGCTACCCCTTTCATGACCTGTTCTGCAAGATTACCTGTTTACACTTTAATTATATCTTTAATCATACCGAATGACAGATGGTATTTCATTCAATTAAGAGGGATCGCTCTCATGGCTATGTATCTACTAGGAATCCTATCTGCGTTCAGTGTATCAATGATTTTACACAAATTTTTGAAAAAGAATTATCAAAGTCACCTGATTATGGAAATTCCCACTTATAAATTTCCTATATTCAGAAACATATTTATTACTTTATGGATCAATCTTAAATCATTTATTCTCAATGCAGGAAAAATGATTTTATTAATTAATATATTAATTTGGGTTTTAGGAACTTTTGGTCCTTCAGAAAATTTTTCATCTAAAAACTCAAGCATATTGAAATATATGCAAAAAAAAGAATTATCTCATTCATATTTAGGAATAATCGGAAAACAAATAGAACCTGTTATTCATCCATTAGGATATGATTGGAAAATTGGAATAGGATTACTTTCATCTCTTGTAGCGAGAGAAGTTTTTGTGAGCACTATGGCTTCTGTATATAAAATAGAAGAAAAAGGAAATTTTTTAAAAGAAAAAATGAAAAAAGAAGTGTTCCCCATCACAAAAAAACCTATTTATAATTTAGCTACAGGAATTTCTTTACTATTTTTTTATGCATTTTCTATGCAGTGTATGAGTACATTGTCTATAATCAAAAAAGAAACAAAATCTTGGAAATGGCCCATTATACAATTTGTTTTTATGACTTTACTAGCTTATATAGCTTCATTTTTAACATATCAAATTTTAAAATAA
- a CDS encoding RluA family pseudouridine synthase has translation MNKSTYKNQIKIITNKNQKEIRIDKFLKNYIQNISRNQIQKWTTSGKILVNKNIVKKNYKIKPLDFVEIEISIPSVLDHLEYKNITAEKINLDILYEDEDVLVVNKPAGMVVHPGFGNETGTLIHGIKYHLTNSNLNNFNLYRCGLVHRLDKDTSGLLVFAKNEYSQKHLFQQFYSRTIQRKYIALIWGNLIEEKGTITGFIGRDPKNRKKMTILKQENQEFNKGKFSVTHYKVLERFKYLTYVSCNIKTGKTHQIRAHFKHLGHPLFHDSIYGGNRIFMKKKCSNQNIEFLNTCLKILQRQALHAISLSFIHPRNGKCHFLCPIPEDFKTVLENCRNMFLQ, from the coding sequence ATGAACAAATCTACATATAAAAATCAAATTAAAATTATTACAAATAAAAATCAAAAAGAAATTCGTATTGACAAATTTTTGAAAAATTATATACAAAATATAAGTAGAAATCAAATCCAAAAATGGACAACTTCAGGAAAAATTTTAGTCAACAAAAACATTGTAAAAAAAAATTATAAAATAAAGCCTTTGGATTTTGTTGAAATAGAAATTTCCATACCTAGTGTTCTAGATCACTTAGAATATAAAAATATTACTGCAGAAAAAATCAATCTAGATATTCTTTATGAAGATGAAGATGTCCTTGTAGTCAATAAACCTGCAGGAATGGTAGTCCATCCTGGTTTTGGAAATGAAACAGGAACATTAATTCATGGCATTAAATATCATTTAACAAATTCAAATTTGAATAATTTCAACCTCTATAGATGTGGATTAGTTCATAGATTAGATAAAGATACATCAGGTTTATTGGTTTTTGCGAAAAATGAATATTCTCAAAAGCATTTGTTTCAACAATTTTATTCTAGAACGATTCAAAGAAAATACATAGCTTTAATATGGGGTAATTTGATTGAAGAAAAAGGAACTATAACTGGTTTTATTGGAAGAGATCCTAAAAATAGGAAAAAAATGACAATTCTTAAACAAGAAAATCAAGAATTCAATAAAGGAAAGTTTTCTGTGACACATTACAAAGTATTAGAAAGATTTAAATATTTAACATATGTTTCTTGCAATATAAAAACAGGAAAAACACATCAAATAAGAGCTCATTTCAAACATTTAGGACATCCATTATTTCATGATTCCATTTATGGTGGAAATAGAATTTTTATGAAAAAAAAATGCTCAAATCAAAACATAGAATTTCTAAACACCTGTTTAAAAATTTTGCAAAGACAAGCATTACATGCTATTTCTCTTTCTTTTATTCATCCTAGAAATGGAAAATGTCATTTCTTATGTCCAATTCCAGAAGATTTTAAAACAGTTCTGGAAAATTGTAGAAATATGTTTTTACAATAA
- the mgtE gene encoding magnesium transporter gives MFNEHQDYLNNDLNNQTISRLIKIIHHNPNDVIKIFSLLKLCKAISVFNGLDFSIKKKIIEELPSMKKMEVLNNLSVNDRLSFLEKIPKNLLKDLIKYLNPEEKCKTLVSLGYPENSIGRFMIPYYITIPKTWNVQEVLDYIRKEVKNSDVIEIVYIVDQKGKLIDDVKIREFLLADPNTKISDLMNNSQYTAVLNLTDTEEEASKIFSINNRVSLPVIDDQNFLLGIVTVDDILWILNENYREDLQKIGGMEALNQSYLNEPLYRLIKKRAGWLILLFIGEMLTTTVMQKFSSVLEKAVVLALFIPLVVSSGGNSGSQAASLIIQAMALGEVKIKDWWIVMRREIICGFFLGSILGLTGFIRVIAWHNMNLFNYGPHWILVGLTVFFSLIGVVLWGTLSGSMLPFIIKKFRGDPASSSAPFVATLVDVIGLIIYFSMSYILLRGTLL, from the coding sequence ATGTTTAATGAGCATCAAGATTATTTAAACAATGATTTGAATAATCAAACTATTAGCAGATTAATTAAAATTATTCATCATAATCCAAATGATGTAATAAAAATATTTAGTTTGCTAAAACTATGTAAAGCGATTTCCGTTTTTAACGGATTGGATTTTTCTATAAAAAAAAAAATTATAGAAGAGTTACCTTCAATGAAAAAGATGGAAGTTCTGAACAACTTGTCAGTCAACGATCGTCTTTCTTTTTTAGAAAAAATTCCTAAAAATCTATTAAAAGATTTAATTAAATATTTAAATCCAGAAGAAAAATGTAAAACGTTAGTATCATTAGGGTATCCAGAAAACAGTATAGGGCGTTTTATGATTCCATATTATATTACGATTCCAAAAACTTGGAATGTCCAAGAAGTTTTGGACTATATACGAAAAGAAGTAAAAAATAGTGATGTCATAGAAATTGTATATATAGTAGATCAAAAAGGAAAATTAATAGATGATGTAAAAATTAGAGAATTTTTACTGGCGGATCCGAATACAAAAATATCCGATTTAATGAATAATAGTCAATATACTGCGGTTTTAAATCTTACAGATACAGAAGAAGAAGCTTCCAAAATATTTTCTATAAATAATAGAGTCTCACTTCCAGTTATTGATGATCAGAATTTTTTGTTAGGAATAGTAACTGTAGACGATATTTTATGGATTTTAAATGAAAATTATAGAGAAGATCTTCAAAAAATAGGTGGGATGGAAGCATTAAATCAATCTTATCTCAATGAACCTCTATATCGATTGATCAAAAAAAGAGCCGGATGGTTAATTTTGTTATTTATAGGAGAAATGTTAACAACAACAGTCATGCAAAAATTTTCAAGTGTTCTTGAAAAAGCAGTAGTTCTTGCATTGTTTATTCCCTTGGTTGTTTCAAGTGGAGGAAATAGTGGTTCTCAAGCTGCAAGTTTAATTATTCAAGCAATGGCTTTGGGAGAAGTGAAAATAAAAGATTGGTGGATAGTTATGCGAAGAGAAATTATTTGTGGTTTTTTTTTAGGTAGTATTTTAGGTTTAACTGGTTTTATACGTGTAATTGCTTGGCATAATATGAATTTATTTAATTATGGACCTCATTGGATATTAGTTGGATTAACTGTTTTTTTTTCTTTGATTGGAGTCGTTTTATGGGGAACGTTGAGTGGTTCTATGTTACCTTTTATCATCAAAAAATTTAGAGGAGATCCCGCAAGTTCTTCTGCACCTTTTGTTGCTACATTAGTAGATGTGATTGGATTGATTATATATTTTTCTATGTCTTATATTCTTTTACGTGGAACTTTATTGTAA
- a CDS encoding PASTA domain-containing protein, translated as MNDSKYFVIFIINLLIAIFFLYKITHFALKWADIYTKHGSYVVVPNLRYLTLSQSISILKKLGLKYDIDTSHYDPNLRNNQIISFSPEAGDHVKEGRHIYLKVNYKSQYNTTILPNIINKNKSIAIKLLHANQIPVKEIRYINDQTKDTVLKVFYKNKLIQSGYIFPTNQDGITLIIGKGYENNNLVVPNVIGMSLYAATSTLKEKLFRFINFYYDHPIIDPDKNAKVYRQKPSPGEIQDKNKSIELWLTSKELLDDLIEEKEIDKKIEEKEIDKKIEEKEIDKKTKTEKKEIIPTN; from the coding sequence ATGAATGATTCAAAGTATTTTGTAATATTCATTATTAATTTATTAATTGCCATATTTTTTTTATACAAGATCACTCATTTTGCATTAAAATGGGCTGATATTTACACAAAACATGGATCGTATGTGGTAGTTCCTAATTTGCGTTATTTGACTTTATCTCAATCTATATCTATTCTGAAAAAATTAGGATTAAAATATGATATAGATACATCGCATTATGATCCTAATTTGAGGAATAATCAAATTATTTCTTTTTCCCCAGAAGCTGGAGATCATGTTAAAGAAGGAAGACATATATATCTGAAAGTTAATTATAAATCACAATATAATACGACTATTTTACCTAATATCATAAATAAAAATAAATCCATTGCAATAAAATTGCTTCATGCTAATCAGATCCCCGTTAAAGAAATTAGGTACATTAATGATCAGACTAAAGATACAGTTTTAAAAGTCTTTTATAAAAACAAATTAATTCAATCTGGATACATATTTCCTACTAACCAAGATGGAATCACTTTGATAATTGGAAAAGGATATGAAAACAATAATTTAGTAGTTCCAAATGTAATTGGAATGTCATTGTATGCTGCTACTTCAACTTTAAAAGAAAAATTATTTCGTTTTATTAATTTTTACTATGATCATCCAATAATAGATCCTGATAAAAATGCAAAAGTATATCGTCAGAAACCTTCTCCTGGAGAAATTCAGGATAAAAATAAATCTATTGAATTGTGGTTAACTTCAAAAGAATTATTGGATGATTTAATAGAAGAAAAAGAAATAGACAAAAAAATAGAAGAAAAAGAAATAGACAAAAAAATAGAAGAAAAAGAGATAGACAAAAAAACAAAAACAGAAAAAAAAGAAATTATACCGACAAATTGA
- the leuS gene encoding leucine--tRNA ligase, whose amino-acid sequence MEYNFKEIEKRWQIYWKKHKIFHTQENNKQKYYILNMFPYPSGEGLHIGHCLGYIASDIYARYKRAEGYNVLNPIGFDSFGLPAEQYAIQTGKHPYETTRKNSQKYIKQMNKIGLSFDWNRKLCTSDPNYYRWTQWMFIQIFNSWYDKNCEQAKPINLLIQEFNKNGNYFINASTSYKCQFNSKTWSNLSISEKESILLDYRLAFLCNNIVNWCPDLGTVLANDEIKNGKSQRGGYPVYKKKMLQWHIRISAYAERLITGLNRIDCPQSLKKLQLNWIGKSIGISISLKMMYPINQINEIELFLSRPEMIFGITFIIISTDHPLADQIGVHFHKKKCFNISYARISVCENQKNISGIFTGNYVFHPFIKKKQIPIYISNYFSVDNHTKSTIGVPGHEEKSKKFAQKFGLEIHKIYEDEICMNSDFLNGLNKKQAREKIIEILVDEKKIGKKNTNYKIRDAIFSRQRYWGEPIPIYFKNKIPKTIPIDQLPLLLPKIDNYHPKNGKSSLIRAKNWAWDEKNMKIVPNILIDHKHVFPLETNTMPSWAGSSWYFLRYMDVHNHQFFIDQRKENYWKNVDLYIGGSEHSTGHLIYARFWNKFLKDRKWITTEEPFQKILNQGMILSNSASILKIIGKNTFVSYGLRNEENTYQEVYVDLSLIKEKNNELDIKKFKENKPEFRSFTFLLEGEIFFCKRKLEKMSKSKYNVINPDEICEKHGSDIFRIYEMFLGPITQSKPWDDQKINGVKNFINKFWRLFHKNEEFEVSEIDPTFKELQILHSHIKKIQDKMQSFSFNTSISSFMIVINELTMLKCNKRKILEPLVQLIAPFAPHIAEELWYKLGKNKSILHYPIPVFNSKYLMKDQITYPIMFNGKLKFSEEFDSNISIKEIKNKILNHPKTKFFLRKKIFKKLIIVPKKVINILHH is encoded by the coding sequence ATGGAATATAATTTTAAAGAAATAGAAAAACGTTGGCAAATATACTGGAAAAAACATAAGATTTTTCATACTCAGGAAAACAATAAACAGAAATACTATATTTTAAATATGTTTCCTTATCCTTCTGGAGAAGGACTTCATATAGGACATTGTTTAGGGTATATTGCTTCAGATATTTATGCAAGATATAAACGTGCAGAAGGATATAACGTTTTAAACCCTATAGGATTTGATTCTTTTGGATTACCAGCAGAACAATATGCAATTCAAACAGGAAAACATCCTTATGAGACTACTCGTAAAAATTCACAGAAGTATATCAAACAAATGAATAAAATAGGACTTTCTTTTGATTGGAATCGTAAATTATGTACTAGCGATCCAAATTATTATCGTTGGACTCAATGGATGTTTATTCAAATTTTTAATTCTTGGTATGACAAAAACTGTGAACAAGCTAAACCTATAAATCTTTTAATTCAAGAATTTAATAAAAACGGAAATTATTTTATTAATGCAAGTACTTCTTATAAGTGTCAATTTAATTCAAAGACATGGAGTAATTTAAGCATTTCTGAAAAAGAATCTATTCTTTTAGATTATCGTTTAGCTTTCTTATGCAACAATATAGTCAATTGGTGTCCAGATTTAGGAACTGTTTTAGCGAATGATGAAATAAAAAATGGAAAAAGTCAAAGAGGAGGATATCCGGTTTATAAAAAAAAAATGTTGCAATGGCACATAAGAATTAGTGCATATGCAGAAAGACTAATAACGGGATTAAATAGGATTGATTGTCCTCAATCCCTAAAAAAATTGCAATTGAATTGGATAGGAAAATCAATAGGAATTTCCATTTCATTAAAAATGATGTACCCCATTAATCAAATCAACGAAATTGAATTGTTTCTTTCTCGTCCAGAAATGATATTTGGAATCACTTTTATTATAATATCTACAGATCATCCACTTGCAGATCAAATAGGAGTTCATTTTCATAAAAAAAAATGTTTTAACATATCTTATGCAAGAATTTCTGTTTGTGAAAATCAAAAAAACATTTCGGGAATTTTTACAGGAAACTATGTTTTTCATCCATTCATTAAAAAAAAACAAATTCCTATTTACATCAGTAACTATTTTTCTGTAGATAATCATACAAAATCTACGATAGGAGTTCCTGGACATGAAGAAAAAAGCAAAAAATTTGCTCAAAAATTTGGATTAGAAATTCATAAAATTTATGAAGATGAAATCTGTATGAATTCTGATTTTTTAAATGGATTAAATAAAAAACAGGCCAGAGAAAAAATAATCGAAATACTAGTGGATGAAAAAAAAATAGGAAAGAAAAATACAAATTACAAAATACGTGATGCTATTTTTTCTAGACAAAGATATTGGGGAGAACCAATTCCTATTTATTTTAAAAACAAAATACCAAAAACAATTCCTATAGATCAATTACCTCTTCTTCTTCCAAAAATAGATAATTATCATCCTAAAAATGGAAAATCTTCATTAATTAGAGCAAAAAATTGGGCTTGGGATGAAAAAAATATGAAAATAGTACCAAATATATTGATTGATCATAAACATGTCTTTCCGTTGGAAACCAATACAATGCCAAGTTGGGCCGGATCTAGTTGGTATTTTCTTAGATACATGGATGTTCATAATCATCAATTTTTTATTGATCAAAGAAAAGAAAATTATTGGAAAAATGTTGATTTATATATTGGAGGATCTGAACATAGTACTGGACATTTAATTTATGCAAGATTTTGGAACAAATTTTTGAAAGATAGAAAATGGATTACAACTGAAGAACCTTTTCAAAAAATATTAAATCAAGGAATGATACTCAGTAATTCTGCTTCTATACTCAAAATTATAGGAAAAAACACTTTTGTATCTTATGGATTAAGAAATGAAGAAAATACATATCAAGAGGTATATGTAGATCTTTCCTTAATAAAGGAAAAGAATAATGAATTAGATATAAAAAAATTTAAAGAAAATAAACCAGAATTTCGTTCTTTTACTTTTTTATTGGAAGGAGAAATTTTTTTTTGTAAAAGAAAATTAGAAAAAATGTCTAAATCTAAATATAATGTTATAAATCCTGATGAAATCTGTGAGAAACATGGATCAGATATATTTAGAATTTATGAAATGTTTTTAGGTCCTATTACTCAATCCAAACCTTGGGACGATCAAAAAATAAATGGAGTCAAAAATTTTATAAACAAATTCTGGCGTTTATTTCATAAAAATGAAGAATTTGAAGTCAGCGAAATCGATCCAACATTTAAAGAATTACAAATTTTACATAGTCACATCAAAAAAATACAGGATAAGATGCAATCTTTTTCTTTCAATACATCTATTAGTTCATTTATGATCGTTATCAATGAATTAACTATGTTAAAATGCAATAAGAGAAAAATATTAGAACCTTTAGTTCAATTAATAGCACCATTTGCTCCTCATATAGCTGAGGAATTATGGTATAAATTAGGAAAAAATAAGTCTATTCTCCATTATCCAATTCCTGTTTTCAATTCAAAGTATCTAATGAAAGATCAAATAACATATCCGATTATGTTCAATGGAAAACTGAAATTTTCAGAAGAATTTGATTCTAATATTTCAATAAAAGAAATAAAAAATAAGATTTTAAATCATCCAAAAACAAAATTTTTTTTAAGAAAAAAAATTTTTAAGAAATTAATTATAGTTCCAAAAAAAGTAATAAATATTTTACATCATTAA
- a CDS encoding Glu/Leu/Phe/Val dehydrogenase — MSKNNRNKTGSYSFFNCIEKNFDKAARFFSIEKGLLEQIKACNAVYRMHFPVKIGKEIKVIEAYRVQHSHHKLPCKGGIRYSIKVNQDEVMTLAALMTYKCAIVDVPFGGAKGGIKIDPQTISADNIEKITRRYTSELIKKIFIGPGIDVPAPDYGTGEREMSWIFDTFLSIRPGEVDALACVTGKPVSQGGVRGRKEATGLGVFYGIRELCRMKEDMLSVGLDVGLVGKKFIIQGLGNVGYHAATFFHEAGAIIVALAEREGAIYNKKGLNVSKVILHLKNTGSILNFPEAKNIENTEDALELECDILIPAALENVIHKNNANRIKAKIIGEAANGPITPEADEILEKKGVIIVPDIYLNAGGVTVSYFEWLKNLSHVRYGRMEKRFSENMNAELLQVIESVCNKQISTEEKKIILRGPREIDLVRSGLEDTMISGFHKIRDLKKSSKIENMRTAAFVLAINKIVDSYEKLGIFP, encoded by the coding sequence ATGTCAAAAAACAACCGAAATAAAACTGGATCATATAGTTTTTTTAATTGTATTGAAAAAAATTTTGATAAAGCTGCACGATTTTTTTCTATTGAAAAAGGTCTTTTAGAACAAATTAAAGCTTGTAATGCTGTATATCGAATGCATTTTCCTGTGAAAATAGGAAAAGAAATTAAAGTTATTGAAGCTTATAGAGTTCAACATTCTCATCATAAACTTCCCTGCAAAGGGGGAATTAGATATAGCATAAAAGTTAATCAAGATGAAGTCATGACTTTAGCAGCTTTAATGACCTACAAATGTGCCATAGTAGATGTTCCTTTTGGTGGAGCTAAAGGCGGTATAAAAATTGATCCACAAACTATATCAGCAGATAATATAGAAAAAATAACTCGTCGTTATACTTCTGAATTGATTAAAAAAATTTTTATTGGTCCAGGAATAGATGTTCCTGCTCCTGATTATGGAACTGGAGAACGAGAAATGAGTTGGATTTTTGATACATTTCTATCTATTCGACCTGGGGAAGTCGATGCATTAGCTTGTGTTACAGGTAAACCTGTATCTCAAGGAGGAGTAAGAGGAAGAAAAGAAGCGACAGGATTAGGAGTTTTTTATGGGATTAGAGAATTATGTCGAATGAAAGAAGATATGTTATCTGTAGGTCTTGATGTTGGATTAGTTGGAAAAAAATTTATAATACAAGGGTTAGGAAACGTTGGTTATCATGCAGCTACTTTTTTTCACGAAGCAGGTGCAATTATTGTAGCTTTAGCTGAAAGAGAAGGGGCCATTTACAATAAAAAGGGATTAAATGTTTCCAAAGTTATTCTCCATTTGAAAAATACTGGATCTATATTAAATTTTCCAGAAGCAAAAAATATTGAAAATACAGAAGATGCTTTAGAATTAGAATGTGATATTTTAATACCTGCAGCATTAGAAAATGTAATTCATAAAAATAATGCAAATCGTATCAAGGCTAAAATTATTGGAGAAGCGGCCAATGGCCCTATCACTCCAGAAGCGGATGAAATATTGGAAAAAAAAGGAGTCATTATAGTTCCTGACATTTATTTAAATGCAGGAGGAGTCACTGTTTCCTATTTTGAATGGCTGAAAAATTTAAGTCACGTACGTTATGGACGCATGGAAAAAAGATTTAGTGAAAATATGAATGCAGAATTATTACAAGTAATTGAGAGTGTTTGCAACAAACAAATTTCAACAGAAGAAAAAAAAATTATATTGAGAGGACCAAGAGAAATAGACTTAGTTCGCAGTGGATTAGAAGATACAATGATTAGTGGTTTTCATAAAATTCGTGATCTCAAAAAATCATCAAAAATAGAAAACATGCGGACTGCTGCATTTGTACTTGCTATAAATAAAATTGTAGATTCTTATGAAAAATTAGGAATTTTTCCATAA
- a CDS encoding D-alanine--D-alanine ligase produces the protein MKKIAVIMGGYTKESAISLQSGKVVYENLCREEFEPYKVYIFEEKWFMKDEQNKEYTVDKYDFSVDIGSKRIQFDCVFNAIHGTPGEDGLLQAYFELLRIPYTGCNFHHANMTFNKKYCLTLLRHFGINTAVSIFLNKNQIFCKEKILKKVGLPCFVKPNRSGSSLGISKVYEETDLFNAVKKAFKEDEEIIIESFLEGREVSVGVFSFKNKIFVLPITEIISQNDFFDFESKYSGKSQEITPAKLLPSIQNKIQEIAKKVYNYLNLSGISRSEYIIVNGEPYFLEINTVPGLSEESIFPKQLKTAGISLSYFFKNCINYSIEKAKK, from the coding sequence ATGAAAAAAATAGCTGTTATTATGGGTGGATATACAAAAGAGTCTGCTATTTCACTACAAAGCGGAAAAGTAGTTTATGAAAACTTATGTAGAGAAGAATTTGAACCTTATAAAGTCTATATTTTCGAAGAAAAATGGTTTATGAAAGATGAACAAAATAAAGAATATACTGTTGATAAATATGATTTTTCGGTCGATATAGGAAGTAAACGGATACAGTTTGATTGTGTTTTTAATGCTATTCATGGGACTCCAGGAGAAGATGGTCTATTACAAGCTTATTTCGAATTGTTAAGAATACCCTATACAGGATGTAATTTTCATCATGCTAATATGACTTTTAACAAAAAATATTGTTTAACTTTATTAAGACATTTTGGGATTAATACAGCTGTATCTATTTTTTTAAATAAAAATCAAATTTTTTGTAAGGAAAAAATTTTAAAAAAAGTAGGACTTCCTTGTTTTGTGAAACCTAATAGATCTGGTTCTAGTTTAGGGATCAGCAAAGTTTATGAAGAGACAGATTTATTCAATGCAGTAAAAAAAGCTTTCAAAGAGGATGAAGAAATTATTATAGAATCCTTTCTTGAAGGAAGAGAAGTGTCAGTAGGGGTTTTTTCGTTTAAAAATAAAATTTTTGTTTTACCTATAACAGAAATAATTAGTCAAAACGATTTTTTTGATTTTGAATCTAAATATTCTGGAAAATCTCAAGAAATAACCCCAGCAAAATTGCTTCCAAGTATTCAAAATAAAATACAAGAAATTGCAAAAAAAGTATATAATTATTTAAATTTATCAGGGATATCTAGGTCTGAGTATATAATTGTCAATGGAGAACCTTATTTTTTGGAGATCAATACAGTACCAGGTCTTTCGGAAGAAAGTATTTTTCCAAAACAATTGAAAACAGCAGGGATCTCTTTGTCATATTTTTTTAAAAATTGCATCAATTATTCTATTGAAAAAGCAAAAAAATAA
- a CDS encoding FeoA family protein has product MNLSNLKKGEKGIIKGYKNEDFPIKLLELGILPGVEFEILFVSIFYDPLCISYNQSCLALRRKEAENIIIEPIQCKEE; this is encoded by the coding sequence TTGAATTTATCTAATCTTAAAAAAGGAGAAAAAGGAATTATCAAGGGATATAAAAACGAAGATTTCCCTATCAAATTGTTAGAATTAGGTATTTTACCTGGAGTCGAATTCGAAATACTTTTTGTTTCTATTTTTTATGATCCACTATGCATAAGTTATAATCAATCTTGTTTAGCTTTACGTAGAAAAGAAGCCGAAAACATTATAATAGAACCTATTCAATGCAAAGAGGAATAA